In Dyella terrae, one DNA window encodes the following:
- a CDS encoding dioxygenase family protein, with product MNMLPSLYISHGSPMTALHPGQVGERLAELARAMPKPKAIVIATAHWLAHQPSVGGAARPETVHDFYGFPRELFDIQYPAPGEPALAERVCRLLDGAGLKPALDPQHGLDHGAWVPLRLLYPDADIPVVPLSIQPNLGPAHQYAVGRALAPLREEGVLVIGSGSITHNLHDFRQGYSDEREAPYVRPFIGWVEEKLARGEVNALLDYRRQAPFAERAHPTDEHFLPLYVALGAAGEGAHAERIDAGIDLGFLAMDIYRFDGVGAGAP from the coding sequence ATGAACATGCTTCCTTCCCTCTACATCTCCCACGGTTCGCCGATGACGGCGCTGCATCCCGGACAGGTCGGCGAGCGCCTGGCCGAGCTGGCGCGCGCCATGCCGAAGCCGAAGGCCATCGTGATTGCCACGGCGCACTGGCTGGCCCATCAGCCGTCTGTCGGTGGCGCGGCCAGACCGGAAACGGTGCACGATTTCTATGGTTTTCCGCGCGAGCTGTTCGATATCCAATACCCGGCGCCCGGCGAGCCAGCACTGGCCGAACGCGTCTGTCGCCTGCTCGACGGGGCAGGACTGAAGCCCGCACTCGATCCGCAGCACGGCCTCGATCACGGTGCCTGGGTGCCCCTGCGCCTGCTTTATCCGGATGCCGACATCCCCGTCGTGCCGCTATCGATCCAGCCCAACCTGGGGCCCGCCCATCAGTACGCGGTGGGCCGCGCCCTGGCGCCGCTGCGTGAGGAAGGTGTGCTGGTCATCGGCTCGGGGAGCATCACGCATAACCTGCACGATTTCCGGCAGGGTTACAGCGACGAACGCGAAGCGCCCTATGTACGGCCGTTCATTGGCTGGGTGGAGGAGAAACTGGCCCGTGGCGAGGTGAATGCGCTGCTCGACTACCGGCGCCAGGCTCCTTTCGCCGAGCGTGCGCATCCGACGGATGAGCACTTCCTGCCGTTGTACGTAGCGTTGGGCGCGGCCGGTGAAGGTGCCCATGCGGAGCGCATCGACGCAGGCATCGACCTGGGCTTTCTGGCGATGGATATCTATCGGTTTGACGGGGTTGGCGCAGGCGCCCCGTAA
- a CDS encoding YkgJ family cysteine cluster protein produces MAHPCLRCGACCAHFRVAFHWSEADPFMGGVVPPDLTEKLDPHRLVMRGTQARQPRCVALQGTVGKDGNCGVYERRPSVCREVEPAWEFGRASAQCDKARVAHGLAPLTPEDWVDPSHSGAPQAA; encoded by the coding sequence ATGGCTCATCCGTGCCTGCGCTGTGGCGCCTGCTGCGCCCACTTTCGTGTTGCCTTCCATTGGTCCGAAGCCGACCCGTTCATGGGCGGCGTCGTGCCTCCTGATCTCACCGAAAAACTGGACCCGCACCGCCTGGTCATGCGTGGAACGCAGGCGCGCCAGCCGCGCTGCGTGGCCCTGCAGGGGACGGTAGGCAAAGACGGGAACTGCGGCGTGTACGAGCGGCGTCCTTCGGTATGCCGGGAGGTTGAGCCCGCCTGGGAGTTTGGGCGGGCCAGCGCGCAGTGTGACAAAGCGAGGGTGGCGCACGGGCTGGCGCCGTTGACCCCGGAGGACTGGGTGGATCCGTCGCACTCCGGGGCGCCACAGGCGGCCTGA
- the ypfJ gene encoding KPN_02809 family neutral zinc metallopeptidase produces MDWQKGERSQNVEVDSGGGGRRFGGGRGMGIGGIVILAILGLVFFKDPTALLTNVDTGSGQAAQTGEPVQVDPQQKEFVSAVLGSTEKTWTDIFAENGRQYTDPTLVLFSGGVNTACGAASTAVGPFYCPGDQKVYLDLAFFQELQDRFRASGDFARAYVIAHEVGHHVQNLLGVFNQVEQARRRGAAMEGADGLSVRQELQADCFAGVWANRTQQRLQWLQAGDIESALNAASKIGDDALQQQAQGRVVPDSFTHGTSEQRVKWFKAGFDSGRVDACNTFRGTP; encoded by the coding sequence ATGGACTGGCAGAAAGGCGAACGCAGTCAGAACGTCGAAGTCGACAGTGGTGGTGGCGGGCGCCGTTTTGGTGGTGGCCGCGGCATGGGCATCGGCGGCATCGTCATCCTGGCCATTCTCGGCCTGGTCTTCTTCAAGGATCCGACGGCGCTGCTGACCAATGTCGACACGGGCAGCGGGCAAGCCGCACAGACCGGTGAGCCGGTACAGGTCGATCCGCAGCAAAAGGAATTCGTCAGCGCGGTGCTCGGCTCCACTGAGAAGACCTGGACGGATATCTTTGCGGAGAATGGTCGCCAGTACACGGACCCAACGCTGGTGCTGTTCAGTGGCGGCGTGAACACCGCTTGCGGCGCGGCATCGACAGCCGTCGGGCCGTTCTATTGCCCGGGTGACCAGAAGGTCTACCTGGACCTGGCGTTCTTCCAGGAACTGCAGGATCGATTCCGCGCCTCCGGCGATTTTGCCCGGGCCTATGTCATTGCCCACGAGGTCGGACATCACGTGCAGAACCTGCTTGGCGTGTTCAATCAGGTCGAGCAGGCGCGCCGTCGCGGTGCCGCGATGGAGGGCGCTGACGGCCTCTCGGTGCGCCAGGAGCTGCAGGCCGACTGCTTCGCCGGCGTCTGGGCCAATCGCACGCAGCAGCGCCTGCAGTGGCTGCAGGCGGGCGATATCGAGAGTGCGCTGAACGCCGCCAGCAAGATCGGCGACGACGCGCTCCAGCAGCAGGCGCAGGGCCGGGTCGTGCCGGATTCCTTCACGCACGGCACGTCCGAGCAGCGGGTGAAGTGGTTCAAGGCGGGCTTCGACAGCGGGCGGGTCGATGCCTGCAACACCTTCCGCGGCACCCCCTGA
- a CDS encoding MAPEG family protein, with amino-acid sequence MVQHLPAIVAVLTILLLFGTTWVVGRARMKHGIKAPATAGHPSFERAYRVQLNTIESTVMFLPTLWLASTYSAPLWAGLLGLVWIVGRIWYAAGYLKDPARREGGFVLSSAAWLIMLILAIIGLVRVIAVS; translated from the coding sequence ATGGTCCAACACCTTCCCGCCATCGTTGCCGTGCTGACCATCCTGCTGCTGTTCGGCACCACCTGGGTGGTCGGTCGCGCCCGCATGAAGCACGGCATCAAGGCGCCAGCCACGGCGGGGCATCCGTCGTTCGAACGTGCCTACCGCGTGCAGCTCAATACGATCGAATCCACCGTGATGTTCCTGCCCACCCTGTGGCTCGCCTCGACCTACAGCGCGCCGCTGTGGGCCGGCCTGCTTGGGCTGGTGTGGATCGTCGGACGCATCTGGTATGCCGCCGGCTACCTGAAGGATCCGGCCAGGCGCGAGGGTGGATTCGTGCTCTCCAGCGCAGCGTGGCTGATCATGCTTATCCTGGCCATCATCGGCCTGGTGCGCGTGATCGCCGTCAGCTGA
- a CDS encoding class I SAM-dependent methyltransferase — MLIDFGKTASDYARHRMGFPEAFFQHLFQEGLAHPGEVALDIGTGTGVVARGLALRGLAVTGLDPSAALLGQATELDRAAGVQVRHVQARVEEAMLPDASFDLVTAGQCWHWFDRPAAAARVRQWLRPGGRLVIAHFDWLPLAGNMVEATETLIKAYNPAWAQADGTGLYPAWLRDVQEAGLGDIRTFSFDVSVPYSHEDWRGRIRASAGVGASLDPANVARFDAELGEILASRFPADPMHVPHRVWVVSAVAPLS, encoded by the coding sequence ATGCTGATCGATTTCGGCAAGACTGCCAGTGATTACGCCCGCCACCGCATGGGTTTTCCCGAGGCATTTTTCCAGCACCTGTTCCAGGAGGGGTTGGCCCATCCGGGTGAGGTTGCCCTCGACATTGGCACCGGTACAGGCGTGGTGGCGCGTGGTCTGGCGCTGCGCGGCCTGGCGGTCACCGGTCTCGATCCCTCTGCCGCGTTGCTCGGACAGGCAACCGAACTCGACCGCGCGGCAGGTGTGCAGGTGCGCCATGTGCAGGCCAGGGTGGAAGAGGCGATGCTGCCGGACGCCAGCTTTGACCTGGTGACGGCCGGACAGTGCTGGCACTGGTTCGATCGTCCGGCCGCCGCTGCTCGCGTGCGGCAATGGTTGCGACCCGGCGGTCGGCTCGTGATTGCGCATTTCGACTGGTTGCCGCTGGCCGGCAACATGGTCGAAGCCACCGAGACGCTCATCAAGGCCTATAACCCGGCCTGGGCCCAGGCCGATGGCACGGGACTGTATCCCGCGTGGCTGCGCGACGTGCAGGAGGCGGGGCTGGGCGACATCCGCACCTTTTCCTTCGACGTGAGCGTGCCCTACAGCCACGAAGACTGGCGCGGTCGCATTCGTGCCAGCGCGGGGGTGGGTGCTTCGTTGGATCCCGCAAACGTTGCGCGTTTCGATGCCGAACTTGGCGAAATCCTTGCCAGCCGCTTTCCCGCCGACCCGATGCATGTGCCGCACCGGGTTTGGGTCGTCAGCGCGGTCGCGCCGCTCAGCTGA
- a CDS encoding TerC family protein, whose amino-acid sequence MFAFDWLADPTAWAGLLTLVVLEIVLGIDNLVFIAILADKLPPHQRDRARIMGLSLALFMRLALLGAMSWLVKLTTPILTWNGFSLSWRDIILLLGGIFLLFKATLELHERLESSDEHENANRVHARFWLVVTQIVVLDAVFSLDSVITAVGMVDHLSVMMIAVVVAMILMISASKPLTNFVSARPTVVILCLSFLLMIGFSLVAEGFGFHIPKGYLYAAIGFSIMIEFFNQTMRRNRQRSLFSSPRNLRDRTARAVLKLLGAGGEEEEDVPKASATVAETGMAVFGKDELAMVQGVLDLAHRPVRSIMTPRPEISWVDPRESAELLRAEVTSSTHHWLPVAGDDLDQLIGVASSRDLLASLLEHGRIDVDNVVRRPMTVLESLSVLRLIDEFRRSPLQVALVVDEYGSVLGLVTPTDVLEVIAGEFPDEDSGDPAAVQEADGTWLIDASLDLRRVEHLLNRQLSSDGSFSTLAGYVLQQLGRLPGVGDRLASEGLDFEVVAMDGARIERLKVNIVD is encoded by the coding sequence ATGTTCGCTTTCGACTGGTTGGCTGACCCGACTGCCTGGGCAGGTCTCCTCACCCTCGTGGTGCTCGAGATTGTGCTGGGTATCGACAATCTTGTTTTCATCGCCATTCTGGCGGACAAGCTCCCGCCGCATCAGCGCGATCGCGCGCGCATCATGGGCCTGAGCCTGGCGCTGTTCATGCGTCTGGCCCTGCTGGGTGCCATGTCCTGGCTGGTCAAACTGACCACGCCCATCCTCACCTGGAACGGCTTCTCGCTTTCCTGGCGCGACATCATTCTGTTGCTGGGCGGCATCTTCCTGTTGTTCAAGGCGACACTGGAGCTGCACGAGCGGCTTGAATCCAGTGACGAACATGAAAACGCCAATCGCGTGCATGCACGATTCTGGCTGGTCGTCACGCAGATCGTCGTACTCGATGCCGTGTTCTCGCTTGACTCGGTGATCACCGCCGTCGGCATGGTCGACCACCTGTCGGTGATGATGATCGCCGTGGTTGTGGCGATGATCCTAATGATCAGTGCGAGCAAGCCGCTGACCAATTTCGTCAGCGCGCGTCCGACGGTGGTGATCCTGTGCCTGTCGTTCCTGCTGATGATCGGTTTCAGCCTGGTGGCCGAGGGCTTCGGTTTCCACATTCCGAAGGGTTACCTGTACGCCGCGATTGGCTTCTCGATCATGATCGAGTTCTTTAACCAGACCATGCGCCGCAACCGCCAGCGCAGCCTGTTCAGCAGTCCGCGCAACCTGCGCGATCGCACGGCACGCGCGGTGCTGAAGCTGCTCGGCGCCGGCGGTGAAGAAGAGGAAGACGTGCCGAAGGCGTCCGCGACGGTGGCAGAAACCGGCATGGCGGTATTCGGCAAGGACGAGCTGGCGATGGTGCAGGGCGTGCTGGATCTGGCGCATCGCCCGGTGCGGTCGATCATGACGCCGCGTCCGGAAATCAGCTGGGTCGATCCGCGCGAAAGTGCCGAGCTGTTGCGCGCGGAAGTCACTTCGTCCACGCATCACTGGTTGCCGGTGGCCGGCGACGATCTGGATCAGCTCATTGGTGTGGCGTCGTCGCGCGATCTGCTTGCGAGCCTGCTCGAACACGGGCGGATCGATGTCGACAACGTCGTGCGCCGGCCCATGACCGTGCTCGAATCGCTCAGTGTCCTGCGCCTGATCGATGAGTTTCGTCGCTCGCCGTTGCAGGTGGCCCTGGTGGTCGACGAGTACGGTAGCGTGCTCGGCCTGGTGACGCCCACCGACGTGCTCGAAGTCATCGCTGGCGAGTTCCCGGATGAGGACAGCGGCGATCCGGCGGCCGTGCAGGAAGCGGACGGCACCTGGCTGATCGATGCCAGCCTGGATCTGCGTCGCGTGGAGCATCTGCTCAATCGCCAGCTCAGCAGCGATGGGAGTTTTTCGACACTGGCCGGCTATGTGCTGCAACAGCTTGGACGCCTGCCGGGCGTGGGCGATCGCCTCGCCAGCGAAGGCCTGGATTTCGAGGTGGTTGCCATGGACGGTGCACGTATCGAGCGCTTGAAGGTGAACATCGTCGACTGA
- a CDS encoding CPBP family intramembrane glutamic endopeptidase, whose protein sequence is MEALRIDSAFTSSTPPASPPRLPSIWAALGLIVFYFVLQFAVGAVVGLVMAVTLGVHGGSHVQARIHEALTRPDISAVMVMLTLVISAAITLVLARRLWPSMWQLSAPPGFGFAAPRHTGYFVIAFAAGLALPFIGGLLTQWLAQGHEVSQDIKQLGATASPAIRIPLALLIVTLGPLVEEVLFRGVLLSALSRRTSMWVAGLLSAALFACVHLPDLAFLWYAIPNLLLLGCVLAWLRIQSGSIWPAVLTHGVNNALAVVSWFVMTQGS, encoded by the coding sequence ATGGAAGCACTTCGTATTGACTCCGCCTTCACATCCAGCACGCCGCCGGCATCACCGCCTCGGCTCCCGTCGATCTGGGCAGCACTCGGGCTGATCGTTTTCTACTTCGTCCTGCAGTTCGCTGTCGGTGCCGTCGTCGGCCTGGTGATGGCGGTAACACTGGGCGTGCATGGCGGCAGCCATGTGCAAGCCAGGATTCACGAGGCGCTGACCCGCCCTGACATCAGCGCGGTCATGGTCATGCTCACCCTGGTGATTTCGGCGGCCATCACCCTGGTGCTGGCACGCCGGCTGTGGCCCTCGATGTGGCAACTGTCTGCACCACCCGGCTTCGGCTTCGCCGCGCCGCGCCACACGGGTTACTTCGTCATTGCGTTCGCAGCGGGCCTTGCCCTGCCCTTCATCGGCGGACTGCTCACGCAGTGGCTGGCACAAGGGCACGAAGTAAGCCAGGACATTAAGCAACTGGGGGCGACCGCATCGCCAGCCATACGCATTCCGCTGGCCCTGCTGATCGTGACGCTGGGGCCTTTGGTGGAAGAAGTCCTGTTCCGTGGCGTGTTGTTGTCCGCGCTAAGCCGCCGCACCTCGATGTGGGTGGCCGGCCTGCTGAGCGCGGCGCTGTTCGCCTGCGTGCACCTGCCCGACCTGGCCTTCCTCTGGTACGCGATTCCCAACTTGTTGCTGCTCGGCTGCGTCCTGGCGTGGCTGCGGATTCAGTCCGGCTCGATCTGGCCGGCGGTGCTGACGCACGGCGTCAACAACGCGCTGGCCGTCGTGTCCTGGTTCGTGATGACCCAGGGTAGCTGA
- a CDS encoding Maf family protein, which yields MLYLASQSPRRRQLLEQIGIAFEAVNVDVPEVRSPDESPVHYVSRVARDKARAGMAGLPADAIVLSADTEVVLDDEVFGKPADAADATAMLKRLSGRTHETISVVWAVQGTRAESEVCVSRVRFASLSDDDIAAYVASGEPFGRAGAYAIQGRGATLIEHLEGSFTGVMGLPVYETARLLRRFGVRPG from the coding sequence ATGCTCTATCTCGCCTCGCAGTCGCCGCGTCGTCGCCAGTTGCTGGAGCAGATCGGCATCGCCTTCGAGGCGGTCAACGTGGATGTGCCGGAAGTGCGGTCACCGGACGAATCGCCGGTGCACTACGTCAGTCGCGTCGCGCGTGACAAGGCGCGGGCGGGCATGGCGGGGTTGCCTGCCGACGCCATCGTGCTGAGTGCGGATACCGAGGTGGTGCTCGACGACGAAGTATTCGGCAAGCCGGCCGATGCGGCCGATGCCACCGCGATGCTCAAGCGACTTTCCGGGCGCACGCACGAGACCATCTCGGTGGTCTGGGCAGTTCAGGGCACGCGCGCGGAAAGCGAGGTGTGCGTGTCGCGCGTTCGTTTCGCGTCACTGAGTGACGACGACATCGCCGCGTACGTGGCCAGCGGCGAACCGTTCGGCCGCGCCGGCGCGTATGCGATCCAGGGTCGCGGCGCGACCCTGATCGAGCACCTCGAAGGCAGTTTCACCGGCGTGATGGGTTTGCCCGTGTATGAGACGGCGCGACTGCTGCGCCGTTTCGGCGTCCGTCCGGGCTAA
- a CDS encoding acetyl-CoA hydrolase/transferase family protein, whose protein sequence is MEQRIHHAGLGAKVMSAEQAAELIDPGMTIGMSGFTGAGYPKAVPQALAARMTASHQHGEAFRVRVLTGASTAPELDGALARADGIDLRLPYQSDPELRGRINRGEMDYIDIHLSHVAQYAWFGLFGKLDLAIIEATAILPDGRLVPSSSVGNNKTWLDLADKVIIEVNHWQPSELDGMHDIYYGTALPPHRKPIPLVNPDDRIGEPYLRCDPEKVIAVVETHAPDRNSAFAPVDETSRQIAGHLIEFFRHEIARGRIPPELLPLQSGVGNIANAVLAGLREAGFRGLTAFTEVIQDGMLDLLAQGVLKVASATSFSLSPKGIDQFLADLEFFRSRIILRTQEISNHPELVRRLGCIAMNGMVEADIYGNVNSTHVAGTSIINGIGGSGDFARNGFMSCFLTPSTAKHGAVSCIVPMVSHVDHTEHDVSILVTEQGLADLRGLSPRQRAHAIIRHCAHPDYRPLLQDYFDRAFRDSKGKHTPHLLAEALSWHERFVEKGDMRP, encoded by the coding sequence ATGGAGCAGCGCATTCACCACGCCGGTCTGGGCGCCAAGGTGATGTCGGCGGAACAGGCCGCGGAGTTGATCGATCCGGGCATGACCATCGGCATGAGCGGCTTCACCGGGGCGGGCTATCCCAAGGCTGTCCCGCAGGCTCTGGCCGCGCGCATGACGGCGTCGCACCAGCATGGTGAAGCGTTTCGCGTCCGTGTGCTGACGGGCGCATCGACCGCGCCGGAGCTCGATGGCGCACTGGCCCGCGCGGATGGGATCGATCTGCGTCTGCCGTATCAGTCCGATCCGGAGCTGCGTGGCCGCATCAATCGCGGTGAAATGGATTACATCGACATCCATCTGAGCCATGTCGCGCAGTACGCGTGGTTTGGCCTGTTCGGCAAGCTGGACCTGGCGATCATCGAGGCGACGGCGATCCTGCCTGACGGTCGCCTGGTGCCATCGTCGTCGGTCGGCAACAACAAAACCTGGCTGGACCTCGCCGACAAAGTGATCATCGAGGTCAATCACTGGCAGCCGTCCGAGCTGGACGGCATGCACGACATTTACTACGGCACGGCGTTGCCGCCGCACCGTAAGCCGATTCCGCTGGTGAACCCGGACGATCGCATTGGCGAACCTTACCTTCGCTGCGATCCGGAAAAGGTCATTGCGGTCGTTGAAACGCATGCGCCGGATCGCAACAGCGCATTCGCGCCGGTAGATGAAACCTCGCGTCAGATCGCGGGCCACCTGATCGAATTCTTCCGCCACGAGATCGCGCGCGGTCGCATTCCGCCGGAGTTGCTGCCGCTGCAGTCGGGCGTGGGCAACATCGCCAACGCGGTGCTTGCAGGCTTGCGCGAGGCGGGCTTCAGGGGGCTGACCGCCTTCACCGAAGTGATCCAGGACGGCATGCTCGACTTGCTGGCGCAGGGCGTGTTGAAAGTCGCTTCCGCCACCTCGTTCTCGCTCAGTCCGAAGGGCATCGACCAGTTCCTTGCCGACCTGGAGTTCTTCCGTTCGCGCATCATCCTGCGTACGCAGGAGATATCCAATCATCCGGAACTGGTGCGCCGCCTGGGTTGCATCGCCATGAACGGCATGGTGGAAGCGGACATCTACGGCAACGTCAATTCCACGCATGTCGCGGGCACCAGCATCATCAACGGCATTGGCGGTTCGGGTGACTTCGCCCGCAACGGCTTCATGTCGTGCTTCCTGACGCCAAGCACCGCCAAGCATGGCGCGGTGTCGTGCATTGTGCCGATGGTCAGTCATGTCGATCACACCGAGCATGACGTTTCCATCCTGGTGACCGAGCAAGGACTCGCCGACCTGCGGGGCCTGTCGCCGCGTCAGCGTGCGCATGCGATCATCCGCCACTGTGCCCACCCGGACTATCGCCCGCTGTTGCAGGATTATTTCGATCGCGCCTTCCGCGACAGCAAGGGCAAGCACACGCCGCACCTGCTGGCCGAAGCGCTGTCGTGGCATGAGCGCTTCGTCGAGAAGGGCGACATGCGTCCGTAA
- a CDS encoding GNAT family N-acetyltransferase, giving the protein MPITVRQATIHDLDLVAPLFDAYRQFYKQPGDIDRARQFLAQRFQHHESVILLAFHGEAPVGFTQLYPVFSSVRTARTYLLNDLYVAPEARRHGVAGALLDAAEAHGRAMGVVGLSLSTAHDNLTAQRLYESKGWVLDLEFREYSLTL; this is encoded by the coding sequence ATGCCCATCACCGTCCGCCAAGCCACCATCCACGACCTTGACCTCGTGGCCCCGTTGTTCGACGCCTATCGCCAGTTTTACAAGCAGCCGGGGGATATCGATCGTGCGCGACAGTTCCTGGCGCAACGGTTCCAGCATCATGAATCGGTGATCCTGCTGGCGTTCCACGGCGAGGCACCCGTCGGATTCACCCAGCTCTATCCGGTGTTTTCGTCGGTACGCACGGCGCGCACTTATCTGCTCAACGACCTGTACGTGGCGCCTGAGGCGCGGCGACATGGTGTCGCAGGCGCGCTGCTGGATGCGGCCGAGGCTCATGGTCGTGCGATGGGCGTGGTCGGCCTGTCGCTGTCGACGGCGCATGACAACCTCACCGCGCAGCGGCTCTATGAGTCCAAGGGCTGGGTGCTGGATCTCGAGTTTCGCGAGTACAGCCTCACCCTCTAA